The genomic region CTTGACATTGCACGACGCGACGAGCCGATTCACGACCGTGAACGATCACATTTACGTCGGGACGCAGGGCTGGAACTACGAGGCATGGATCGGCCCATTCTACCCGGCGAACACGAGGCCGGCCGACTTTCTATCGGTGTACTCGCGCGCCTTCGATTCGGTCGAAGTGGATTCAACCTTCTATGGGGTGCCTGCCGCTACGACGCTCGACTCATGGGCGCATCGCACGCCGCCGGGATTCGTGTTCTCGCTCAAGATGCCGCAGGAGGTGACGCACGAGCAGCGGCTCCGCAATGCCACGGGAGTTTCCGGGCAATTCTACGAGCGGATCCGCGAGCTGGGCGCGAAGCTCGGGCCCGTTCTCGTTCAGCTTGGACCGGACTTCGAGCCCAACGAGCTCCCGGCGCTCGTCGACTTCATCGGCCGCCTGCCCGATGACATCCGGTTCGCGGTCGAGTTTCGCCATCGCGGCTGGATCACCGAGGGAATCCTGGCACTCCTGCGCGACCGGAACATTGCGCTCGCACTCGTCGAGGGCCGGTGGATTCCCCGCAGGACGATGCTGGCGCTCACGCGCCGGCCCACTGCGGACTTCATCTATGTCCGCTGGATGGGGCCGCACCGCGATCTGGTCGACTATTCACGGGTGCAGGTGGATCGCTCGCGCGAAATCGAAGCATGGACCAATGCGATGCTGGAGATCGCCGGTCAGGTGAAAGCTGTCTACTGCTACATCGCCAACACTTTTACCGGCCATAGCCCATCCACCGCGCGCGACCTCCAGCGGAGGGTGGGGCAAACCCCGGTCGATCCGGAGAAGCTGGGCGAGCAGTTGTCGCTGTTCTAGTCCGTACATTGAGGGATGAAAGTCGGCTCCAGTCTGGTCGTACTGGTTGCAGTCGTTGTCACGGCTGTGTTCGTTCGCCTTGGGCTGTGGCAGCTCGACCGCCTGCATGAGCGGCAACGCGTGAACGCCGGCCTGGCGAGCCGGGCAGTGGCCCCGCCGGTGCCGATTTCACAGTTGCCCACCGATACAGCCAACGCGCATTATCGTCGCGTTTCCGTGCAGGGTGCCTACGATTACGCCAATGAAACGGTCCTTACTCTGAGGTCGCGCGACGGGTCGCCGGGAGTCAACATAGTCACGCCCGTGCGGCTTCCATCGACCGACACCGCCGTGCTCGTCGTACGGGGATGGGTCTACTCGCCGAACGGAATGACCGTGGATCTCACGAGGTGGCGGGAGGCGCCAGAGCTCAACGGAAGCGGGTTCGTGGAAACGTATCCGCCCGCCCGACAGGGAGCTAACGCGTCGCCGAGTCACAGCAATGCATACCGCTGGCTCGATCGGCAGGAGCTGGAGAAGCGCTTTCGCTATCCCCTCAAGCCGTTCTACGTCGTGCTGACATCGCCACCGGCCGATACGACGAAGGACACGCCCCCTCGTCTGAACGTCCCGCCCATGGACGAAGGCCCGCACAAGTCCTACGCAATTCAGTGGTTTTCCTTTGCGGCCATCTCTATTATTGGAACAATCCTCTTTCTGAGACGGAAATGACCGAGCACGCCGAAGCGCTCGCCACCGAAAAAGAAGCGCGCGACGTCGCCGAATCGGCGCGCGAGACGGAGTGGGTGCACCCGAGCTTCGCTCGCGAGCTCTACCTCGGCCGGTTTCGTCTGGATCTGATCCATCCGCACCCGCCGGAGGATGAGGCAGAAGCGGCTCGCGCAAAACCGTTTCTCGACAAGCTCGCCGACTTCATGGCAAGAGTGAACTCGGAGGAGATCGATCGCACCGGAGAGATTCCGGAATCGCTGGTGCA from Gemmatimonadaceae bacterium harbors:
- a CDS encoding SURF1 family protein; translation: MKVGSSLVVLVAVVVTAVFVRLGLWQLDRLHERQRVNAGLASRAVAPPVPISQLPTDTANAHYRRVSVQGAYDYANETVLTLRSRDGSPGVNIVTPVRLPSTDTAVLVVRGWVYSPNGMTVDLTRWREAPELNGSGFVETYPPARQGANASPSHSNAYRWLDRQELEKRFRYPLKPFYVVLTSPPADTTKDTPPRLNVPPMDEGPHKSYAIQWFSFAAISIIGTILFLRRK
- a CDS encoding DUF72 domain-containing protein codes for the protein MTLHDATSRFTTVNDHIYVGTQGWNYEAWIGPFYPANTRPADFLSVYSRAFDSVEVDSTFYGVPAATTLDSWAHRTPPGFVFSLKMPQEVTHEQRLRNATGVSGQFYERIRELGAKLGPVLVQLGPDFEPNELPALVDFIGRLPDDIRFAVEFRHRGWITEGILALLRDRNIALALVEGRWIPRRTMLALTRRPTADFIYVRWMGPHRDLVDYSRVQVDRSREIEAWTNAMLEIAGQVKAVYCYIANTFTGHSPSTARDLQRRVGQTPVDPEKLGEQLSLF